The following coding sequences lie in one Streptomyces venezuelae genomic window:
- a CDS encoding DUF5304 domain-containing protein codes for MSDATEREAPEPQESHADAWERACAEDLAAEKARRRAQYGPPPGSAAEELRKLFDVVSDKLSGLQAPLLGAVAQGAVEQTLRQVAKEAKAVVEPVIERNPDVFDHLAAAGSELLAAYRSAVEGQESRWTRGDAADDTSKDATRDATKDAAPGRDPRDGGSSAGEHIDLD; via the coding sequence ATGAGCGATGCCACCGAGCGCGAAGCCCCGGAACCCCAGGAAAGTCACGCCGACGCCTGGGAGCGGGCGTGCGCCGAGGACCTCGCGGCGGAGAAGGCCCGCCGCCGCGCCCAGTACGGGCCGCCGCCCGGCTCCGCCGCCGAGGAGCTGCGCAAGCTCTTCGACGTCGTGTCGGACAAGCTCTCCGGACTGCAGGCACCGCTGCTCGGCGCGGTCGCGCAGGGCGCCGTCGAGCAGACGCTCCGGCAGGTCGCCAAGGAGGCGAAGGCCGTCGTCGAGCCGGTCATCGAACGCAACCCCGACGTCTTCGACCACCTCGCCGCGGCGGGCTCCGAGCTGCTCGCCGCCTACCGCTCGGCGGTCGAGGGCCAGGAGAGCCGGTGGACTCGCGGCGACGCCGCGGACGACACCTCGAAGGACGCGACGAGGGACGCCACGAAGGACGCCGCGCCCGGCCGGGACCCCCGAGACGGCGGCTCC